The window TCTGTTGGTGTGGGGCATCCCGTTCCAGTTTTCCTATCTTCAGTTTTAATCGTTCTATATTTCCGGTCGCATCACCACGTTCAATTTTACGTACCTCATTTTTCAGTTCAAGAATCTTAGAAGCAAAAGGTTGGTTTTCCTTTACCTGTTTGTCTGTGCCTTTGAAAGTTCTCTGATGCTCGATTTTGGCGAAGTATTTAATATCATCTACAGAAATAGGTCGACCATCAATTTCACGCCCTTTGAAACTGGCGGCATAATCTTTCATCAGCTCGCGGGTGTATCGTTTTAAATCAGCACTGCTGTTTTCGAGTTTTCGCAGTTCGTGTTTTGATGGACTGACCGTGATGGAATAGAATTTAGGTTCTTTCTTTTTGAGCTTTGCGGTGTTCCCATCAATTTCTTTGACCACTTCTTTAGCAGAAATCTCATCGCCATATTGGTTAAAAAAGTGTTCCATATCTTCCTTCGTCAAACCCTCATTTTCCTTTTCCAAATAGTCCACAAAATCCGCCGAACTCTGACTGTAATTCGTTTCTAATTTCTGTGCCGTGATAGTGATGTACATAGTTTGAAATTTAAAGTTGATTCGTATTATTTCGCTTTTCGCGAAAGCGTACTTTCTTCTTCTCTTCGGCATATTTCTTTTCCAAAATCAAGGCTTTCTTTTCAGGTTCTTCCATCTCAAAAAGGGATTGCAACATTGCTACCGTGGGTTTGGTTTGGGTCTTTTCGACATCACGCATTATGGCAATGACCGCGTTAATTCGCTTCAATAATTTTGCTTCAATGGTGCGCCCTGTTGGACCTAAATTTTCCTTTGGTGAAATCTCGTTGTAGAAGAAAAAATCGAGGATGGCTTCCATTGCCTCGGTATGGGTCTTGAAGTGTGTACGTGAGAATTCTTGGAAACGTTTGGCTGTTTCCTTCTTGAATCTTATGCCGATAAATGTGTCCATATTTCGCCGATTTGTCGCAAATCCTTCCCGAAAAATGGGCGTTTTGAGGGCGTTTGTCGCAAATTGCTGAAAATCAAAAAATTAAAATAATTTTAAACGACTGATTTTCAATACTTTGAGAACAAAAAGGAATATGTAACAGCGCGCAGCGTGTTACCCTCTTGCTATTCCTTTTCGTCCCGCTCGCGGGACAAAAATCCATACAATCCAGCTCAAAAGCTGATTGCCATTTTTAGGAAATGAAATTTCCGATACGTTAATTTTCGATGGGTACGGTTATCGGCGAAAGTCAAAAAAGTGGATAACCCTACATTAAGTTGTATGCTGTATTTCAGCGAAGTAAAGATACGATTTTTTCGTGATTATGACTGCACTAAAAATGAAAACACCCCTGAAAATTCAGAGGTGCATTTCTTTTAAAATCATCTTTCAAATATTAAATACATAAGTATAGGAATATAAATTCCGTAGTGCCTCCTCGTCAAGCATTTGGTCCAAATTGGTGTGGTGCTTGGTGGCATAGTCCATCAAATCCTTGCCATATTTCTTCTTAACATCTTCTTTTGAATTGGCAATCAATCGCTCTTGCGCTTCCTCGCTCAAATCGGTAAAATTTAGATAAATCATAGCTTCCCGATTTTAGTACTCACTTGGCAACATCAACGTATCGTTCACAAAAAATAACCGCAGTTCATCCAATGGAAAATCGGTCGCATTATAACGGTGGGTTTCCAAAACGTTGTCGTTTCCATCGCTGTAAATAATTTCAGCTTCGTAGCCTGTGTAGTCCTGTTTTTCTTCTGACATTCTTTTGAAGTCAATTGTGATAAATTCACTTCGGTTCATCAGACTTTTAGCGATTACCGAAGCATCCGTTATGAGCCAAAAACATTCGGCAACTTCAGACAGGTATTTCAGCCCATCGGTAAATCGGGTTCGCAGTAGCGGTATTTGGTAGAACATTTCAGTTCCCGTAAAATATTGTAAACGCTCTTTGATTTCGTTAACTTGTGTCTTCATTGTTCACTTGTTTTAAGTTTGGATAATGAAAAGAGGGCGAAACTTTCCACAGGTGCGCCCTCTTTCTTTTTGTTTCTACTCGTTGCCATTCTTTGTACCCAATAATAGGATTTCGTTGGCTTCGATTTCGGTTACGTATCTTTTGATACCGTCCTTGTCCTCGTAGCTTCGGGATTTCAGTTTTCCGCTTACGCCTACCTCTTTTCCTTTGACTACATATTTTTCAACAATTTCAGCAGTCTTGCCCCAGGCAACCACGGTATGCCATTCGGTGTTTTGCTCTTTCTCGCCTTTCTTATTCTTGTAATATTCATTTGTAGCAAGTGAAAAACGGGCTACTTTGCTTCCGCTTTCAAGGTTCGCAATGGTTGGCTCTTGACCAACGTTTCCAATCAATTGTACGTGATTTCTTAAAGTACTCATAACTAAAAATTTAAAGATTAATAATTCCCCTGTTAAATTAAATTGAGATGAAATTTTAAGGGGTGTTTGTTTGATTTCTTTCGTGCGTAGCACAATGGGTGACGTGGGTTTTGTCAAGACTTTCAGGGAATAAATCAGGTGTGTTTGCGACGTAGTAAAATGCTCGCATTTTCAAGGAAGTAGATACCTTATTTTTCGCTGAAACTTGTCACGGTCTTGACAAGTTCCATAAGGGCATTAGCAATTCTTTTAAAGCCGGTTGTGAGTTGAGCGTACGGGAAGTTAAGCGAGGCGAGTGATTGGGTTTAATGTAGAATTGGTTATGCACTGCCTGTTTTTCGATGCCCCGAAAAACATTCAAGGCTTCATCCATTATAAACCCCTTAAAATGTGTGGGACAGTGGCTTGGTTTTTAAGAATTTTCGAGCAAGGGCTCAAGAAGTTCTTGCCGTAAATTCTGTTAAGAAAATCGAGGTGCTGTCCTTCCTATTTGGTAAGGCGGACTTAATCATCAATTTTAGCTCGGGAATGTAGTGTTCCTTCCCAGCCTAAGCGGGAAGGGTTAGCGGAATGGAAAGCTGAAATTGGGGATTGTGTCCAAGATATTTGTAGTGAAGCTCTTTTCCCGAAGTGTAGTGGTTTCCTGATTTTTCAGCAGGAAACCGTGGAATGTAGGGGAATGTGCTGAGTGGTATTGATGGTAGGGATTCGCAACAGTAGAAAATCCAGTTTAAGGTACTGGATAAACCTTTCTTTGACTTTAAGCCATCGCATAGACTTCATCGAACAACTTTTTATCAAGTCGTTCCTGTTGGCCAAAGCTCTTTTTAAGGACATTGTGCAATACCGAATTGAAAGCATTGTAACCTAACCAGAGATTTGGTTCTTCGTCAAGTAAAATGGATTCGTAATTGAGGATTTCCAGAACCTCTCGCGACTTTTTTGATGGGTCGCTGTTCTTGTCGCTACATTCATATCGAAACAGTTTTGTTCTGTCGAGAATAGCTTTTACAAATTCCTTGGTGTCGATGATTTTAAATTCCTTCATCTTGTCGAATTTCCTTGTGATAGTGTAGAACTCGTTGTCCAGAAATTTATCACACAGATTATTCAACCTTGGCATTATAAGGTCTGTGTTATTCTTACTGTGCTTAATCGAAAACTCGATTTCGGCTTGTGAAACGTGAAGGCCATTTGCACAAACCATTCGATAAAATCCGAAGTGGCCAGAGGTCTTCTCGCTTCCATCATACGAATTCTTGAACCGAAGCATCGGCAATATCAAATCTTTGTCATTCTTGAGAGTGAATTGGCTTTTATCATCAATGATAAAATCGGTGATGAATGACCTGTCATTTTTGTTGATGGTTCGTTTGTGATAGTTGAGACCAGCATCAATCAACATTTCTTCTGCTTTCTTGAAGAACAGTTGGTTTGGAATGTGTCCGTAGCTTTTCGATACCACGTTGACGATTTTACCATTCGAGATGATGGCGTTTTCAAGTCCACGACGTGATTCTATCTGGGTCAGACTTTTCAAGGATTTCATTTCATTAGAAACGAAAATCTCATCTTGTTGCAAATTTTGTAAATACATAGCTTTTGAATTTTGGGTTAAACATTTTGAGACAAAACAGTGTAATGCTCTGGGTACTTGTCCCTGTAATAAGCCAAATGACTTTCGGCACCTTCAATCGTGTAGCTTGCCCTACTGGATTGATAATGTGCCTCGGCTTCTTCGACGGAAATCTTTGCTTTTGTTGTTTGTTCCATAATGCTAAAATTTTAGTTAAACAATATTTGAGCATCGCCCAAACGGAAGTTAAAATCACAGCTCAAAAGGAAACGGAATAAATGAGAAGGGGAATGCGCGCGACGGCTTTATGCCGTAGTCTTTTGATGGGTGTATTTTACGGGTTTACCTTTGCGCTGATATTGATTGATAGTCTCTTCTAAGTATCATAAAAAAGAAAAAGGGCCGACACGAATGCCGACCCTTCTTCAAACAACAAAAGCTAATCCTTGAGCTCTTGGATTTTCTTTTCAAGAACTGCGATGCGCTCTTTCAAACGTGCTTCACGCTTATTTCGTTTCTCAGTATAGCTCTTTTCAATGTCTGCAATTTTAGATTTGTAATATCCCTGCATCGCATTGTAGAATGAAATGTTCGTGAGATTATTGACGTGATTACTTTCGCCAAAATGGACTTGTTTCGTGAGGATATAGCGAATCAATTTGTGGAAAATTTCCTTTTTGAAATTCTTCTTGAAATGCGCTACTGTTTCTACTCTGGTCATTTTTGATGTATCACCTAAGAGTTTTGAAAAATACTTTTGCTGCGCTGTATAATCCACATTGTTTTCAAATAACGAAATTGAAAAAGCAACCATTTCATCCACTGATAGTGTTTTCTTGGTATTGATGTAATCTGTCTCGCAAATCATCTGCACTACTTCTTCAAACTGCTTGTTGTTCTCAATATGCTTCTTGCGGATTTCACGCTCATTAATTTTGAGAATCTGTTCTTGCGGTGTGCAGTCGGCCATTTTCCTGTTGGCCAAAGGTGCAGAATATTCAGAAGAGTTGCTCTTTGACTTCTCAATAACCTTTACAAAAACATTCTTATGTTGGTAGGTTTCAGGATGAAAGACGATTCCGTTAACAAAACCGTTCTTTTCTGCTGAATTGTACGTTTCCAGGTCTTCTTTATAGCTCTGTATGGCTTCGTCCAATTCTGCTTTCAATTCATTCTCGGAATAATCATAATGCTGGTATTCAATCTTAATGGCATCCATTGTCGGCTCGATGGGTCTCTCAATGATTTCAACATCATCCAGCAAATAGACTTTCAATCCATTATTTTCCAGTTGGGAAATGACCAGTTGATTTTTTTCTTCATCTGCCCAATACTGTCGTATTTCAGGAATGAGCAGTATGTTGTCTTTCTTCGATTTTTCAATCAGGTTCAAGAACGATTTTGTCTTTTTCGTTTCAAAACAGGCTGACTTCGTACAGACCATTTTGCCTTCGCCAAACAGATTGCCTTGATTTGCAGCATTGAATGGACATTCTACACAAGAACCCGCTTTAGCCAACAAAGTCTTATCAGCTACATCAAAGGGTGCTTTTTCCAAATCATAGGTTCGATTGTTTATCATCCGGTTTATCTGATGTGCATTGAAGTCTTCGCCCATTGTTTCCAGCATCATCTGTTGTTCTTCTGGCTCAAAAAGTGCGACACCAACACCTAATGAAATTGTCATTTCACCGCTACGAACAAAGTGCTTGAAACCATCAATCAAACCAGCCAACTTCAAACGTTGTCTTATGAAATTGTCGGTTCTTCCCAAACGCTTCGCGATTTCAGAGGGTTGATACTTGTCGCTT of the Zhouia spongiae genome contains:
- the mobB gene encoding MobB family relaxase, coding for MYITITAQKLETNYSQSSADFVDYLEKENEGLTKEDMEHFFNQYGDEISAKEVVKEIDGNTAKLKKKEPKFYSITVSPSKHELRKLENSSADLKRYTRELMKDYAASFKGREIDGRPISVDDIKYFAKIEHQRTFKGTDKQVKENQPFASKILELKNEVRKIERGDATGNIERLKLKIGKLERDAPHQQNGIRIVQGMPKEGNQSHIHIIISRKDASNRFSLSPGSKYKASEVEMHGKKVKRGFDRDAFFSKAEVTFDKTFGYNRNYAETYKAKKDFIKSPKLYFAALMKLPANEKAMAFKIMGKSGITLIPNIPTSKAQLALRVFKRLRKGAEIAVKSSSIGI
- a CDS encoding ParB/RepB/Spo0J family partition protein, translating into MTTKASTTRKRRRTSTTAKKEVNGKKVPVLQIENIPIGKVKPDPKQPRKTFDEKQLQQLSDSIKEKEVLQPITVRKSGKDFIIVMGERRFRASKMANKKTIPGIVRTYENDEVLEVQIIENLQRKNVEPTEEAKAIAYLSDKYQPSEIAKRLGRTDNFIRQRLKLAGLIDGFKHFVRSGEMTISLGVGVALFEPEEQQMMLETMGEDFNAHQINRMINNRTYDLEKAPFDVADKTLLAKAGSCVECPFNAANQGNLFGEGKMVCTKSACFETKKTKSFLNLIEKSKKDNILLIPEIRQYWADEEKNQLVISQLENNGLKVYLLDDVEIIERPIEPTMDAIKIEYQHYDYSENELKAELDEAIQSYKEDLETYNSAEKNGFVNGIVFHPETYQHKNVFVKVIEKSKSNSSEYSAPLANRKMADCTPQEQILKINEREIRKKHIENNKQFEEVVQMICETDYINTKKTLSVDEMVAFSISLFENNVDYTAQQKYFSKLLGDTSKMTRVETVAHFKKNFKKEIFHKLIRYILTKQVHFGESNHVNNLTNISFYNAMQGYYKSKIADIEKSYTEKRNKREARLKERIAVLEKKIQELKD
- a CDS encoding DUF932 domain-containing protein, whose product is MYLQNLQQDEIFVSNEMKSLKSLTQIESRRGLENAIISNGKIVNVVSKSYGHIPNQLFFKKAEEMLIDAGLNYHKRTINKNDRSFITDFIIDDKSQFTLKNDKDLILPMLRFKNSYDGSEKTSGHFGFYRMVCANGLHVSQAEIEFSIKHSKNNTDLIMPRLNNLCDKFLDNEFYTITRKFDKMKEFKIIDTKEFVKAILDRTKLFRYECSDKNSDPSKKSREVLEILNYESILLDEEPNLWLGYNAFNSVLHNVLKKSFGQQERLDKKLFDEVYAMA
- a CDS encoding DUF6876 family protein encodes the protein MKTQVNEIKERLQYFTGTEMFYQIPLLRTRFTDGLKYLSEVAECFWLITDASVIAKSLMNRSEFITIDFKRMSEEKQDYTGYEAEIIYSDGNDNVLETHRYNATDFPLDELRLFFVNDTLMLPSEY
- a CDS encoding BfmA/BtgA family mobilization protein, giving the protein MDTFIGIRFKKETAKRFQEFSRTHFKTHTEAMEAILDFFFYNEISPKENLGPTGRTIEAKLLKRINAVIAIMRDVEKTQTKPTVAMLQSLFEMEEPEKKALILEKKYAEEKKKVRFREKRNNTNQL
- a CDS encoding single-stranded DNA-binding protein is translated as MSTLRNHVQLIGNVGQEPTIANLESGSKVARFSLATNEYYKNKKGEKEQNTEWHTVVAWGKTAEIVEKYVVKGKEVGVSGKLKSRSYEDKDGIKRYVTEIEANEILLLGTKNGNE